tCTAACTCATTAGAGTAGAagcttggttttttttccaaggagagacaaaaaataaatcactaatgCTTCTTTGATAACAAACGTCATGCCCTGCCAAGGATACTTTTAAAATCCCTCTTTTCAACATGTTATCTCGTTTATTTTCCTAGACAGTCCTACCTTGTCCAAATGAAGATAAAGTCCATTTGAGGACCAAAGAGCTGATTAAATTCAAAGACAGATTTAAATTGAATGCAGGCGTTATGTTTCTCCACATAGGGCTACTATCTGATGATGGGACAGAAACTCCAGTTAGGTTGACACTTCTTGTGGGACCAGTGGTGAGTTTTCAGAATCAgtatcagaagctgtttattggcGAGTACGTTACACAGACGTTAAACATCATCTGTTTAATCACAGATTACCCGAGTTCAATCTTGTTTCTGCATATCGTACTATCCAAACCATACCATTAGCAAATTAAATGCTTCAGATTTAACTGGCTGTATGTGACCAGCTTGATGGAAAGTGTAGTTACATCACATTTCTAAAAAGGACAGAGCAATGTCAGAAATGCAATTTACTTAATCTAACGGGTATTCTTTGAATCGTACGTTCTTAttgcttttcatatttttggCATTTGCCTTCATTTGAGTAATACATAtcttttgtgattttaataatTGATACATTAAGACTACAAGCATCGCTTTGGAGGAATCCCAGGCACCTAATCAAATGATTAAATCCATAACATCAAACTGTGGCAGTTtcaataaaaagagaaacatcgtatgtttgtttgttaacaAAGCATAGCTTTATTGTGATGGTGGAAACACAGTATTAAACGCTGACAGACATTGAGGTGACCGGATGGCAGCCTATTTCGTCTGAAGTGCCTTCTGCTGCACCTTCATGCCCTTCTTGTTGTGCTTCTTAGCAAAGCGCATGTTCCTCAGGAACTTAGGGTCCACCTGCAgcacagaaagaaaatcaatgaaGTGAGCAGTGTGAAAGTGTTGCACAATTCCAAgatctatttttttaaacaaatcaacCAAACTCcagcaaaaagaaacaaaagcgAACCAAACACTTGTTTGTCTGCATTTGAGTAGTGTTGTTACATATGAGGTTTCTGGTTTCAGAAACGCTGATAtatagggaaaaaaacaactcccaTCAGTGCCTGGCCTAAACTGGTCTCAACAGTAACAACTTTGACAATAGAATTTGCATAATGAGTGATGTGGTTGGATGGAGTGGATAATTTTGAAGGGATATGCTTAGTTTTATACTTGTGAACAATGCTGCAGTGACAAAAAAGCTAAATGGTGTTTCAGAAAGTAATAACCATCCACAACTGCTAAACCACTTGTACTCCGAAAAATAGGTCAACGTTGCTTTCAGCATTTTTAATTGTCGATTGTCTTGGCGTTTGTCAGCTGCTTatgtaacattaacattttcgatgaaaaacatttttaatcattcaaCTCTTAACGTTCAGTCATACGGCCTGCAATGACACCAACTGCCATGAACCTTAATAATTTGGAATTTAACATAATTTTTAACAGCTTTTTAATCAAAAGAATTTACAATTATTAAATTACCTCTAAAAAGGAACCACTAgacttaaaagaaaatgtaactttcaTTGTTCTCCAAACAAGAGTGGAGAGTATCCAAGTGTTTCCTAACCCATACAAGTGGGAACACACAAACTAGGGATCTTCCTCTCACTCAAAGCATTAACCCACATCTTAGTATCCATGTTACCACAACTTATTGTAGTTGTCtgatttccttaaaaaaattatacaaaaatcCCCATTTCTATAATTGAAGAAATGGACTCTGTAAAAGAGAAGCAGCAGGATGTAAGGAAATATTACTAGTAAGGATGCATCATATCAAATTTTAGTTTAACAGACTAGAATCAGCACAGCGATACCTCCATAATTCTGATCTGTTTCCACAACATGTCAGTTTCTGGCAAATTTGTTCTCCCAAGTAAAAATGTGCTCACACGGTCTGTCACTGACTGAATTCACccaacacacataaaaacttCAATGAATCACTAATATATCCACAAAGAGTAAACCACTGATCCAAAAGACCAGATCAGAGGAGAAGTCTGATTACTGGCATGCTGCATGTAAACAGAGACTATGCAAGCAACCTACTaccatgcacacactcacacacacaccctgcataACTGATTTATCAGTGCACATGCAAAACATCCCCATCAATGGACACAGAGCAGTAGCTGTCCTCACCCCCTTCAGTGACTCGTAGCGCTGAGATCTGGGCTTCTTGATGCCATTCCTGTGGGCTTTACGAGCT
This portion of the Anoplopoma fimbria isolate UVic2021 breed Golden Eagle Sablefish chromosome 17, Afim_UVic_2022, whole genome shotgun sequence genome encodes:
- the rpl29 gene encoding 60S ribosomal protein L29, whose protein sequence is MAKSKNHTTHNQSRKAHRNGIKKPRSQRYESLKGVDPKFLRNMRFAKKHNKKGMKVQQKALQTK